The genomic window TCTGTTTTACTGAATCTCTAACTTTGTCACAATTTTTAGATAGGAAATGAGGAGAAATGATGGACGAGGACATCAAAGAATATTTGCATTACTTACAAATAGAACGAGGTCTGTCCTTAAACACCAGAAAGAGCTACGAGAGAGACTTAGAAAAATATCTTCTTTTTTTAAAAGAAGGAAAAGTGACATCATGGGATTCGATCGACCGGTTTATGGTCATGGAATTTTTACAAAAGCTGCATGAAGAAAAAAGCTCATCGGCTTCTGTTATTCGATTGATCTCTACTTTAAGAGGCTTTCATCAGTTTTTGCGCCAAGAAAGAAAAGCGGAGCACGATCCGATGCAGCATATTGATTCTCCGAAGAAAGCGCAGAAGCTTCCTGATACACTTTCTGTTGAGGAGGTCACGTTACTCATTGAAACACCAGATATCTCTAAGCCGCTAGGGATCAGAAACCGAGCCATTCTTGAAGTGATGTATGCCACAGGATTACGAGTGAGTGAACTGATCGAGCTCAAAATGGTGGATCTTCATTTATCCATTGGA from Enterococcus sp. 9E7_DIV0242 includes these protein-coding regions:
- the xerD gene encoding site-specific tyrosine recombinase XerD; the protein is MDEDIKEYLHYLQIERGLSLNTRKSYERDLEKYLLFLKEGKVTSWDSIDRFMVMEFLQKLHEEKSSSASVIRLISTLRGFHQFLRQERKAEHDPMQHIDSPKKAQKLPDTLSVEEVTLLIETPDISKPLGIRNRAILEVMYATGLRVSELIELKMVDLHLSIGLLQTIGKGDKERIIPLGDHAIFWIEKYLNESRPNLVKASVDIPQLFVNHHGRSLSRQGIWKNLKQIVQEAGIQKNITPHTLRHSFATHLLENGADLRIVQELLGHADISTTQIYTHITKKRMADVYKKHFPRA